One stretch of Streptomyces sp. MMBL 11-1 DNA includes these proteins:
- a CDS encoding DUF1015 domain-containing protein, whose product MNTSGLVDQGLRLSPFRGLRYVPERVGSLAAVTSPPYDVVVRPDGLHHLESADPHNIVRLILPQAETARDRHQQAASTLDRWLAEGVIAPDPAPVLYVYEQRNDEILQRGLIGTLALSPAADGIVLPHEDVMDDVVADRAELMRTTGAHLEPLLLTYRGGTGAPTGAAAVIERAVLREPLLATTTEDGFRHRLWAVTDPAERSEIQTDLARHQALIADGHHRWATYLRLQREQTAPGPWDRGLVLLVDTARHPLRVRAIHRLLRGLPVSRALKALTGLFRVRPVEGPLPRALDALAEAADGGNAFLLAGDGRFHLVDRPDPALLARTVRADRPDAWRTLDATVLHSALLDDVWQIPDAPEHIGYIHDTAAAVEQAERLDATAVLMHPVREEVVRDLARQGVTMPRKSTSFGPKPATGLVMRSLALD is encoded by the coding sequence TGACCTCGCCCCCGTACGACGTGGTCGTCCGGCCCGACGGGCTGCACCACCTGGAGTCCGCGGACCCGCACAACATCGTGCGTCTCATCCTCCCCCAGGCCGAGACGGCCCGGGACCGGCACCAACAGGCGGCCAGCACGCTGGACCGCTGGCTGGCCGAGGGCGTCATCGCCCCGGACCCGGCCCCGGTGCTGTACGTCTACGAGCAGCGGAACGACGAGATCCTCCAGCGGGGCCTGATCGGCACCCTGGCCCTCTCCCCCGCCGCCGACGGCATCGTGCTGCCCCACGAGGACGTCATGGACGACGTCGTCGCGGACCGCGCGGAGCTGATGCGTACGACGGGGGCCCATCTGGAGCCGCTGCTCCTGACCTACCGCGGTGGGACGGGCGCGCCGACCGGGGCGGCAGCGGTGATCGAGCGCGCGGTCCTGCGGGAGCCGCTGCTCGCCACCACGACGGAGGACGGCTTCCGGCACCGTCTCTGGGCCGTGACGGACCCCGCCGAACGGAGCGAGATTCAGACAGACCTCGCCCGGCACCAGGCGCTCATCGCGGACGGCCACCACCGCTGGGCCACCTATCTCCGGCTCCAGCGGGAACAGACGGCGCCTGGGCCGTGGGACCGCGGCCTCGTCCTCCTCGTCGACACCGCCCGCCACCCGCTCCGGGTTCGCGCCATCCACCGGCTGCTGCGCGGGCTGCCGGTCTCCCGGGCCCTGAAGGCGCTGACCGGTCTCTTCCGCGTCCGGCCGGTCGAGGGGCCGCTCCCCCGGGCCCTCGACGCGCTGGCCGAAGCGGCGGACGGGGGCAACGCGTTCCTGCTCGCCGGCGACGGCCGCTTCCACCTGGTGGACCGCCCCGACCCGGCCCTGCTGGCCCGCACCGTTCGCGCGGACCGCCCCGACGCCTGGCGCACCCTGGACGCGACGGTCCTGCACTCCGCGCTGCTCGACGACGTGTGGCAGATCCCCGACGCGCCGGAGCACATCGGCTACATCCACGACACCGCGGCAGCCGTCGAACAGGCGGAACGCCTCGACGCCACGGCGGTCCTGATGCATCCCGTACGCGAAGAGGTCGTCCGGGACCTGGCCCGGCAGGGCGTCACCATGCCCCGCAAATCCACGTCGTTCGGCCCGAAGCCGGCTACGGGCCTGGTCATGCGGAGTCTCGCCCTCGACTGA
- a CDS encoding tetratricopeptide repeat protein — MSLPKTLAEDVARNLVMVARLIDEDPDEAYAYARIALRLASRVAAVREAAGFAAYATQKYAEALAEFRAARRMTGSVDLWPVMADCERGLGRPERAMAMAGEPEVQKLDKAGQVEMRLVAAGARRDMGQIDAAIVTLQGPELASHSVQPWTPRLRYAYADALLEAGREDEAREWFGKALEADKDGSTDASDRLAALDGVEFVDVLGDDETAEADAADEVAPRAEDPHEGRDAEDGARADADHDDEQDEDDEDDEQDGSADGSVKA, encoded by the coding sequence ATGAGCCTGCCGAAGACCCTTGCCGAGGACGTCGCGCGCAACCTCGTCATGGTGGCCCGGCTGATCGACGAGGACCCCGATGAGGCGTACGCGTACGCCCGTATCGCCCTGCGGCTCGCGTCCCGCGTTGCGGCCGTGCGCGAGGCGGCCGGGTTCGCGGCGTACGCGACGCAGAAGTACGCCGAGGCGCTCGCCGAGTTCCGCGCGGCCCGGCGGATGACCGGGTCCGTGGACCTGTGGCCCGTCATGGCGGACTGCGAGCGAGGGCTCGGACGGCCCGAGCGGGCGATGGCCATGGCCGGCGAGCCCGAGGTGCAGAAGCTGGACAAGGCCGGACAGGTCGAGATGCGGCTGGTGGCCGCTGGGGCACGTCGTGACATGGGTCAGATCGACGCCGCCATCGTGACGCTGCAGGGCCCCGAGCTCGCGTCCCACTCCGTGCAGCCGTGGACGCCGCGACTTCGTTACGCGTACGCGGACGCCTTGCTGGAGGCGGGGCGCGAGGACGAGGCGCGGGAGTGGTTCGGGAAGGCGCTGGAGGCCGACAAGGACGGTTCCACCGACGCGTCGGATCGGCTCGCGGCTCTCGACGGCGTGGAGTTCGTCGACGTCCTCGGGGACGACGAGACGGCCGAGGCGGACGCGGCCGACGAGGTCGCGCCTCGTGCCGAGGACCCGCACGAAGGCCGCGACGCCGAGGACGGCGCGCGTGCTGACGCCGACCACGATGACGAGCAGGACGAGGACGATGAGGACGACGAGCAGGACGGGTCCGCGGACGGTTCGGTCAAGGCTTAA